One Luteolibacter flavescens DNA segment encodes these proteins:
- a CDS encoding histidine kinase produces MNLFRACSGLLLLLAAPAAMGVEASWEHQLARRFSPRWAAIGKEAGEIREELPRLPAVPVADQGGTGGFASLHPAAEPAAAGGFSLVLDFPEAKPVDLVALVPARRYGVEGLESQFGLPDGFSVELLDASGAVIRSVVREDGLWANPVRAGQPFVYPVDPPVEAAGVRISASRLRLDPDVSDSYVHAWAEIFAFSGQQNVAYQSTVTAAGGSAPAAPWQWANAFVVDGLTPLGLPEAPGEPHMNVGWMSEGKPKASDAVWVELDLGEERDFDAIRLFPAKRPTSDLPSGFGFPRKFTVSIPQPGGSPVKKEVEMTNPGHNPVFVPLERTRGRSVKIEATELWKAYENFPAFVALSEVEVLDGEKNVALGAAVRSSGGMGAVVGSGVQYWIASSLSDGYGPDGKLVSQREWLLALDKRLGLEMRLYQLQRESEMIVAKWRRAGLAGVSLLGLAGAFVLVYLPIRYRMREKRELSRVRERIAGDLHDEVGSNLGSIQMLADLAEGHAGATGPTRELKRIQRIAAETVSAVRDIVWLLRPQGDHRIGTVEHLRETSSIMLEPLEWEFTANEAAWQCEMTDEANRHLFLFFREALHNLLRHSGAKRATIRVECDDARFHLTVADDGSGIPPEKLARPSTLRALRQRVEALGAEFKVESQPGEGTRLELGIPLHAKRKKKQPAGGKPGIASA; encoded by the coding sequence ATGAATCTGTTCCGCGCTTGCTCTGGGTTGCTGTTGCTTCTGGCCGCTCCTGCGGCGATGGGGGTCGAGGCGAGCTGGGAGCATCAGCTTGCCCGGCGGTTTTCGCCGCGATGGGCAGCGATCGGGAAGGAAGCGGGTGAGATCCGCGAGGAACTGCCGCGGCTGCCCGCCGTGCCGGTGGCGGACCAAGGGGGCACAGGAGGCTTCGCGAGCCTGCACCCGGCGGCGGAGCCTGCTGCCGCGGGAGGCTTCTCGCTGGTGCTGGATTTCCCGGAGGCAAAGCCGGTGGACCTGGTGGCGCTCGTTCCAGCGCGACGATACGGGGTGGAGGGTCTAGAGTCGCAGTTCGGTCTGCCGGATGGATTTTCCGTGGAGCTGCTGGATGCGTCAGGCGCGGTCATCCGGTCCGTGGTGAGGGAGGATGGCCTGTGGGCAAATCCCGTGCGGGCAGGGCAACCTTTCGTTTACCCCGTGGACCCGCCCGTCGAGGCGGCGGGTGTGCGGATCTCGGCGAGCCGCTTGAGATTGGACCCGGATGTCTCCGACAGCTACGTCCACGCTTGGGCCGAGATCTTCGCCTTTTCCGGCCAGCAGAATGTCGCCTACCAGTCCACGGTGACCGCTGCGGGGGGCTCGGCACCTGCGGCACCCTGGCAGTGGGCAAATGCCTTCGTCGTGGACGGTCTGACGCCGCTCGGGCTGCCGGAGGCCCCGGGCGAGCCGCACATGAATGTCGGCTGGATGTCCGAGGGGAAGCCGAAGGCAAGCGATGCCGTGTGGGTGGAGCTGGATCTGGGAGAGGAGCGGGACTTCGATGCCATCCGCCTGTTCCCGGCGAAGCGGCCCACCTCGGATCTACCGAGTGGCTTCGGCTTCCCGCGGAAGTTCACGGTCTCCATCCCGCAGCCGGGCGGCTCTCCGGTCAAAAAGGAAGTGGAAATGACGAATCCGGGCCACAATCCGGTCTTCGTGCCGCTGGAGCGCACGCGAGGCCGCAGCGTGAAGATCGAGGCGACCGAACTCTGGAAGGCGTATGAGAATTTCCCGGCCTTCGTCGCCCTCAGCGAGGTCGAGGTGCTGGATGGCGAGAAGAATGTCGCTCTCGGAGCCGCGGTGCGGTCCTCCGGAGGGATGGGCGCGGTGGTCGGCTCGGGGGTGCAGTATTGGATCGCCTCCAGCCTCAGCGACGGCTACGGCCCGGATGGCAAACTCGTCTCCCAGCGCGAATGGCTGCTGGCACTCGACAAGCGGCTGGGCCTGGAGATGCGCCTGTATCAGCTCCAGCGCGAGTCGGAGATGATCGTCGCGAAGTGGCGGCGCGCGGGCTTGGCGGGCGTCTCCCTGCTCGGTCTGGCGGGGGCCTTCGTCCTCGTCTATCTGCCGATCCGCTATCGCATGAGGGAAAAGAGGGAGCTCTCCCGCGTCCGCGAGCGCATCGCCGGGGACCTGCATGACGAGGTGGGCAGCAATCTCGGGAGTATCCAGATGCTGGCGGACCTCGCCGAGGGGCATGCCGGGGCGACGGGGCCGACGAGGGAGCTGAAGCGTATCCAGCGGATCGCCGCGGAGACGGTCAGCGCGGTGCGGGATATCGTTTGGCTGTTGCGGCCGCAGGGCGACCACCGCATCGGGACGGTGGAGCATTTGCGCGAGACCAGCTCGATCATGCTGGAGCCGCTGGAGTGGGAATTCACCGCGAACGAGGCGGCTTGGCAGTGCGAGATGACGGACGAGGCGAACCGCCACCTGTTCCTCTTCTTCCGCGAGGCGCTGCACAATCTCCTGCGGCACTCGGGTGCCAAGCGGGCGACGATCCGTGTGGAGTGCGATGATGCGCGCTTTCACCTGACCGTGGCGGACGATGGCAGCGGCATCCCGCCGGAGAAGCTGGCGCGGCCGTCCACGCTGCGGGCGCTGCGGCAGCGGGTGGAGGCGCTGGGTGCGGAGTTCAAGGTGGAGAGCCAGCCGGGAGAGGGCACGCGCCTGGAGCTCGGCATCCCGTTGCACGCGAAGCGGAAGAAAAAGCAGCCTGCCGGGGGGAAGCCCGGCATTGCCTCCGCCTGA
- a CDS encoding glycoside hydrolase family 2 TIM barrel-domain containing protein encodes MNKEAPRATSMPFPDRAMALAKPRKESPWCQLLNGPWKFHHVGSPDARPVDFYKPRFDVSGWKEIPVPSNWQMHGHGVPIYTNSEYPFAAKPPTVMGEPPAHFTNFPADQRNPVGSYRRSFTVPPEWNGQPVHIVFQGVDSAFYLWINGEKVGYSEDSRTPAEFDVTKYLKDGENVVAVEVYQHSDGSYLEDQDMWRMSGIFRDVYLWTSPTLDVRDHWLQAGLTSDYRQGTVKFSATVANEGETAGLAKVKLEILQPDGAASLYTGESEVKVEAGASGEVAIDGGVLDGITGWSAEAPTLYPYVITISDETGKPLAHYAGKTGFRHNEVKNGQFLHNGKPILFKGVNRHDHNPRNGHYVTEADIEADLLQMKRTNINAIRCSHYPNDPAFYELADKLGFYVIDEANIESHGMGWGPDANPLAKDPAWGPAHMDRMQNCLERDKNHPSIVMWSMGNESGDGINFQEMSKWIKQRDPSRPVHYEQAQQRAHVDIFAPMYASIQSCLEYCRAEEKKPLESQRPLIQCEYNHAMGNSSGNLAEYWEIYRKERLLQGGFIWDWKDQGIFKRIHGLDTVEDRSGKGHKSLLYGSLSATEGLYGGGVVFEESADLDLAESVTLIVEARGNFGGASSQGGGDNNRNESDGYPMISKGDSSYMLKVNADATKAEFFVFIADKWEAVFADLPDGWRSSFHTIAGSYDGKQLALFINGKQAAARPCSGPITVNQWPVAIGLDTEKPDRKFDGSIRRAAIYGRALGESEIGFDAPEALVSLDFVQDAAKPATAPAFVYGGDFNDRPNQKSFSLNGIVLPTGQPGTQFEEVKKALQDIHVSGVDLATPNLKVSITNERSFTSTRDIAGSWRVLKDGVQAAAGKLSLPEIAPGASVEVPIPTGVAPEPGSEYTIRFRFDQNQATEWHPAGMPVAWDELALPWSKRTPPAPSAADGLAKIEDGADRVTLSGGKAVAVIDKKSGVLVSWKQEDKELLLAPLHLNFWRPPTNNDEGAKLPRQLAVWRRAGIDATATSVEARQEGADAVALSKLAIPAGESQAEIEWRMHASGQLSVAVKFTPQGQLPMIPRIGMQCEMPVAIDRLSWLGKGPHENYADRREGAWTSVHSGTISQLFNRYLDPQESGNRGEVRWARFLPASGGAGFKVDATGESLLSISAYPVSQDVLELARHGADIRATDSIHVNIDHRQMGLGGTNSWGELPLEKYRIPAEGVYEWSFLLTLETAPMPRRPAGVPGLPPELLPPGIPQQPTPPPGG; translated from the coding sequence GTGAACAAGGAAGCTCCGCGGGCGACTTCGATGCCTTTCCCGGACCGCGCGATGGCGTTGGCGAAGCCGCGGAAGGAGTCTCCGTGGTGCCAATTGCTGAATGGCCCTTGGAAATTCCATCATGTGGGGAGCCCGGATGCTCGGCCGGTGGACTTCTACAAGCCCAGGTTCGACGTATCCGGATGGAAAGAGATCCCGGTGCCTTCGAATTGGCAGATGCATGGCCATGGGGTGCCGATTTACACGAACTCGGAGTATCCCTTTGCTGCGAAGCCGCCGACGGTGATGGGCGAGCCGCCGGCACATTTTACCAATTTCCCCGCTGATCAGCGGAATCCCGTCGGCTCCTATCGTCGCTCTTTCACGGTGCCTCCGGAATGGAACGGGCAGCCGGTCCACATCGTGTTCCAAGGAGTGGACTCCGCCTTCTACCTGTGGATCAATGGTGAGAAGGTCGGTTACTCCGAGGATTCCCGCACGCCCGCCGAGTTTGACGTCACGAAGTATTTGAAGGACGGCGAAAATGTGGTGGCCGTCGAGGTCTATCAGCACAGCGACGGCTCCTACCTGGAGGATCAGGACATGTGGCGGATGAGCGGGATCTTCCGCGACGTCTATCTGTGGACTTCTCCCACGCTCGATGTGCGGGATCACTGGCTCCAGGCCGGCCTGACGTCGGACTATCGCCAGGGCACCGTGAAGTTCTCCGCGACCGTGGCCAATGAGGGCGAAACCGCGGGTTTGGCAAAGGTGAAGCTGGAGATCCTTCAGCCCGACGGAGCGGCCTCACTCTATACCGGCGAGTCGGAAGTGAAGGTGGAAGCAGGTGCCAGCGGGGAAGTGGCCATCGACGGCGGGGTGCTGGATGGCATCACGGGATGGTCGGCGGAAGCGCCCACGCTCTACCCCTATGTCATCACGATCTCGGATGAGACGGGCAAGCCTCTGGCGCACTACGCGGGCAAGACCGGCTTCCGGCACAATGAGGTGAAGAACGGGCAGTTCCTGCACAATGGAAAGCCGATCCTCTTCAAGGGCGTGAATCGCCATGATCACAATCCCCGCAATGGCCACTACGTCACCGAGGCGGACATCGAGGCGGACCTGCTCCAGATGAAGCGGACGAACATCAACGCGATCCGCTGTTCGCACTACCCGAATGATCCCGCCTTCTACGAGCTGGCGGACAAGCTCGGCTTCTATGTGATCGATGAGGCCAATATCGAATCGCACGGCATGGGCTGGGGCCCGGATGCCAATCCGCTTGCGAAGGATCCCGCATGGGGCCCAGCGCACATGGACCGGATGCAGAACTGCCTTGAGCGGGACAAGAATCACCCGTCCATCGTGATGTGGTCGATGGGCAATGAGTCCGGCGATGGCATCAATTTCCAGGAGATGTCCAAGTGGATCAAGCAGCGCGATCCCTCCCGCCCGGTCCACTACGAGCAGGCGCAGCAGCGGGCACATGTGGATATCTTCGCCCCGATGTACGCCTCCATCCAGAGCTGTCTGGAGTACTGCAGGGCAGAGGAGAAGAAGCCCTTGGAATCACAGCGCCCGCTCATCCAGTGCGAGTACAACCATGCGATGGGGAACAGCTCCGGCAATCTGGCGGAGTATTGGGAGATTTATCGGAAGGAGCGCCTCCTTCAGGGCGGCTTCATTTGGGACTGGAAGGATCAGGGGATCTTCAAGCGGATCCATGGCTTGGACACCGTGGAAGATCGCTCGGGTAAAGGCCACAAGTCCCTACTCTACGGATCGCTCTCCGCGACGGAGGGGCTATATGGCGGTGGCGTGGTATTCGAAGAGTCTGCGGACCTCGATCTCGCCGAGAGCGTCACCCTGATCGTGGAAGCCCGCGGAAACTTCGGCGGAGCCAGCTCGCAGGGCGGTGGTGACAACAACCGCAACGAGTCGGATGGCTACCCGATGATCTCGAAGGGCGACAGCTCCTACATGCTCAAGGTGAACGCCGACGCGACCAAGGCGGAGTTCTTCGTTTTCATCGCTGATAAATGGGAGGCGGTCTTCGCGGATCTTCCGGACGGCTGGCGCTCGTCCTTCCACACGATCGCCGGATCGTATGATGGCAAGCAGCTTGCGCTTTTCATCAATGGCAAACAGGCGGCGGCACGTCCGTGCAGCGGCCCGATCACAGTCAATCAATGGCCGGTGGCAATCGGCTTGGACACGGAGAAGCCGGATCGGAAATTCGATGGCTCCATCCGCCGCGCGGCGATCTACGGTCGTGCGCTGGGCGAGTCCGAGATCGGGTTCGATGCACCGGAGGCGCTGGTTTCCCTCGACTTCGTTCAGGATGCCGCGAAGCCCGCCACTGCTCCTGCCTTTGTCTATGGTGGGGACTTCAATGATCGGCCGAACCAGAAGTCATTCTCTTTGAATGGTATCGTTCTTCCGACCGGGCAGCCGGGCACGCAATTCGAGGAGGTGAAGAAGGCCCTGCAGGACATCCACGTGTCCGGCGTCGATTTGGCCACGCCGAACCTGAAGGTCTCTATCACCAACGAACGGTCTTTCACCAGCACGCGGGACATCGCCGGATCGTGGAGGGTGCTGAAGGACGGAGTCCAGGCCGCCGCCGGAAAGCTCAGCTTGCCAGAGATCGCGCCGGGTGCGTCGGTGGAAGTCCCCATTCCCACCGGCGTCGCACCAGAGCCGGGCTCGGAATACACGATCCGTTTCCGCTTCGATCAGAATCAGGCGACCGAGTGGCATCCCGCCGGTATGCCGGTGGCTTGGGATGAGCTAGCGCTGCCATGGAGCAAGCGCACGCCGCCGGCACCCTCGGCTGCCGACGGTCTGGCGAAGATCGAGGACGGTGCCGACCGAGTCACCCTGAGCGGTGGCAAGGCCGTCGCGGTGATCGACAAGAAGTCCGGAGTCCTCGTTTCCTGGAAGCAAGAGGACAAGGAACTCCTGTTGGCTCCCCTTCATCTGAATTTCTGGCGTCCGCCGACGAACAATGACGAGGGCGCGAAGCTCCCGCGGCAGCTCGCCGTGTGGCGTCGGGCCGGGATCGATGCCACCGCCACCTCCGTCGAAGCGAGGCAGGAGGGGGCTGACGCGGTCGCCTTGTCAAAGCTGGCGATACCCGCAGGCGAAAGCCAGGCGGAGATCGAGTGGCGCATGCATGCGTCGGGGCAGCTTTCGGTGGCGGTGAAATTCACCCCGCAGGGTCAGCTTCCGATGATCCCGAGGATCGGCATGCAGTGCGAGATGCCGGTGGCGATCGACCGTCTTAGCTGGTTGGGCAAGGGTCCCCACGAGAACTACGCGGACCGCCGGGAGGGTGCCTGGACCTCGGTTCATTCGGGGACCATCTCACAACTCTTCAACCGGTATCTGGATCCGCAGGAGAGCGGAAACCGCGGTGAAGTCCGCTGGGCTCGTTTCCTCCCTGCTTCCGGCGGTGCGGGCTTCAAGGTGGATGCGACGGGTGAATCCCTCCTTTCAATTTCCGCCTACCCGGTGTCGCAAGATGTCCTGGAACTCGCCCGCCACGGTGCCGACATCCGTGCGACCGACTCGATCCACGTGAATATCGACCACCGCCAGATGGGGCTCGGCGGCACGAATTCCTGGGGTGAGCTGCCGTTGGAGAAGTATCGCATTCCGGCAGAGGGAGTTTACGAGTGGTCGTTCCTTCTCACACTTGAGACGGCACCGATGCCGCGCCGTCCGGCGGGTGTGCCAGGCCTGCCGCCGGAGTTGCTGCCGCCAGGCATCCCCCAGCAGCCGACACCGCCTCCCGGCGGGTGA
- a CDS encoding PEP-CTERM sorting domain-containing protein, with product MKINALLFASVGLISSSFAASTLNLRNFSGVSVGLPIVNSEGAAVAVNSFHANAGYFNTTINWSTATAEIIKSAFVGIDTSPINGGTRSGLFTGQTFNGTLPAGFAGSQAYVVIANNADFSLATHFAVVAANVAFTGPDGFGNSAQTLDALSAANVVFGTVRQVTTQPDNLANAAFVSGVEMITAVPEPSIALLGALGVFGLVRRRR from the coding sequence ATGAAAATTAATGCGCTATTGTTTGCCTCCGTAGGCTTGATTTCGAGTTCCTTCGCGGCTTCCACACTGAACCTCCGGAACTTCTCAGGCGTCTCCGTTGGCTTGCCGATCGTCAACTCAGAAGGTGCTGCTGTGGCAGTAAACAGCTTCCACGCGAATGCAGGTTACTTCAACACGACGATCAACTGGAGCACCGCTACTGCAGAAATCATCAAGTCGGCATTTGTCGGTATCGACACTTCTCCGATCAATGGTGGAACCCGCAGCGGTTTGTTCACGGGACAGACTTTCAACGGAACCCTGCCTGCTGGTTTCGCGGGATCGCAGGCTTACGTTGTGATCGCAAACAATGCTGATTTCAGCTTGGCAACGCACTTTGCGGTCGTCGCCGCTAACGTTGCATTCACCGGTCCTGACGGCTTCGGTAACAGCGCGCAGACTCTCGATGCTCTTTCCGCTGCAAACGTCGTTTTCGGAACTGTCCGACAAGTGACAACACAACCGGACAACCTGGCGAATGCAGCCTTCGTTTCCGGTGTCGAAATGATCACCGCCGTTCCTGAGCCTTCGATCGCTCTGCTTGGTGCTCTCGGAGTCTTCGGCTTGGTTCGCCGTCGCCGCTAA
- a CDS encoding PfkB family carbohydrate kinase produces MSAENQSEVRNPQSSIVVGGTIAIDNVKTPFADETNLLGGSAAYAALAASFSGVPVNLVGIVGKDFPAPHLAMLEGRGISLDGVERSEGDSFTWSGEYFNNMNERTTHRVGLNVLESWEVKVPASAASSAFVVLANMSPDNQLQMLSQCQAADRFVIADTMDLWIEIANDRLHDVLKQLDLFVINDSEAREFTRTSNLLQAGRQLLAKGPRHVVIKLGEYGAMLFSNEGGQEQFFRSHAYPIEELTDPTGAGDCFLGGLAGYLAAKGSTKPDFDTLRQAVVYGSVVASFTCESFSTRGLEALDAAGLQARMDRFRAVTTW; encoded by the coding sequence ATGTCCGCCGAGAATCAATCCGAAGTCCGCAATCCGCAATCCTCAATCGTGGTCGGCGGCACCATCGCCATCGACAACGTCAAGACGCCCTTCGCCGACGAAACCAATCTCCTCGGTGGCTCCGCCGCCTACGCTGCCTTGGCCGCCTCCTTCTCCGGCGTGCCGGTCAATCTCGTCGGCATCGTCGGCAAGGATTTCCCCGCCCCGCACCTCGCGATGCTGGAGGGCCGCGGCATTTCCCTCGATGGCGTCGAGCGCTCGGAAGGCGACTCCTTCACCTGGTCCGGCGAGTATTTCAACAACATGAACGAGCGCACGACCCACCGCGTCGGCCTCAACGTGCTGGAGAGCTGGGAAGTGAAGGTCCCTGCCAGTGCCGCCTCGTCCGCCTTCGTCGTGCTGGCAAACATGTCGCCGGACAATCAGCTCCAGATGCTCTCGCAGTGCCAAGCGGCCGACCGCTTCGTCATCGCCGACACCATGGACCTGTGGATCGAGATCGCAAACGACCGCCTCCACGATGTCCTGAAGCAGCTCGACCTCTTCGTCATCAATGACAGCGAGGCCCGCGAGTTCACCCGCACGTCGAATCTCCTCCAGGCCGGTCGCCAGCTCCTTGCCAAGGGCCCGCGCCACGTCGTCATCAAGCTCGGTGAATACGGCGCGATGCTCTTCTCGAACGAGGGCGGCCAGGAACAATTCTTCCGCAGCCACGCCTACCCGATCGAGGAACTCACCGACCCGACCGGGGCCGGCGACTGCTTCCTCGGCGGCCTCGCCGGCTATCTGGCGGCCAAGGGCTCCACCAAGCCAGACTTCGATACCCTGCGCCAGGCGGTCGTCTACGGCTCCGTGGTCGCCTCCTTCACCTGCGAGTCCTTCTCGACCCGCGGCCTCGAAGCACTCGACGCCGCAGGTCTCCAAGCCCGCATGGACCGCTTCCGCGCCGTCACCACTTGGTGA
- a CDS encoding four helix bundle protein has product MNAAEFKERTMLFGLRVIDVVDALPKSTKGKTVAGQLCRSGTSVGANYRAACRAKSSADFIHKMAIVEEEADESAYWLEVIVRAKLLPAKRLEPLIAEANEIVAMVISSITTAKRKRA; this is encoded by the coding sequence ATGAATGCCGCGGAGTTCAAAGAACGCACGATGTTGTTCGGCCTCAGGGTCATCGATGTGGTCGATGCCCTCCCCAAGTCCACCAAGGGGAAGACCGTCGCCGGACAGCTTTGTCGCTCCGGCACGTCCGTCGGAGCCAATTACCGCGCCGCATGTCGTGCGAAGAGCAGCGCTGACTTCATCCACAAGATGGCCATTGTCGAAGAAGAGGCGGATGAGTCTGCTTACTGGCTTGAGGTGATCGTCCGCGCGAAACTCTTGCCTGCCAAGCGTTTGGAACCCTTGATCGCCGAGGCGAACGAGATCGTCGCCATGGTGATCTCTTCCATTACCACCGCCAAACGCAAACGCGCCTGA
- the thiE gene encoding thiamine phosphate synthase — MKLSGQLYAILDLGYVSAENAETVTGDLLAGGADLLQLRAKGHEPGEIERLARLLLPLCREAGVPFIVNDYPAIAAAVGADGIHIGQDDGTLAAVQEIVGPDMLVGRSTHSPDQARAALAEGFDYIGFGPLFPTPTKLGRPGIGIENVAAVQAEVGSQIPVFCIGGIKRDNLPQVLEAGARNVVIVSDLLTAEDVVGATAMVKRAIADCGLRTVD, encoded by the coding sequence ATGAAGCTCTCCGGCCAGCTCTACGCCATCCTCGATCTCGGCTACGTCTCCGCGGAGAATGCGGAGACCGTCACCGGGGACCTTCTTGCCGGGGGTGCCGACTTGCTCCAGCTCCGGGCAAAGGGCCACGAGCCCGGGGAGATCGAGCGCCTTGCCCGCCTGCTCCTGCCGCTCTGCCGCGAGGCCGGCGTGCCCTTCATCGTGAATGACTACCCGGCCATCGCCGCTGCTGTCGGCGCGGATGGCATCCACATCGGCCAGGACGACGGCACACTCGCCGCCGTCCAGGAGATCGTCGGGCCGGACATGCTCGTCGGCCGCTCGACGCATTCGCCGGATCAAGCCCGCGCCGCCTTGGCCGAAGGCTTTGACTACATCGGCTTCGGCCCGCTTTTCCCGACACCCACCAAGCTCGGCCGTCCAGGCATCGGCATCGAAAATGTCGCTGCCGTCCAGGCCGAAGTCGGCTCGCAGATCCCCGTCTTCTGCATCGGCGGCATCAAGCGCGACAACCTCCCGCAAGTCCTCGAGGCCGGCGCGAGGAACGTGGTGATCGTTTCAGATCTGCTCACGGCTGAGGATGTCGTAGGGGCGACCGCCATGGTGAAGCGGGCGATCGCGGATTGCGGATTGCGGACTGTGGATTGA